The Gemmatimonas phototrophica region ACGGTCGGCTGCTTCTTTTTGCAGGCGCCGAGGACGAGCGCCGAGGACATCAGGACCAGCATCACACGAGAGCTACGCATCATCTTTTCAGGCTCCGGAGAGTGAGGGGGGAGACCAGCCACTGCACGACAACACCAACGGGCGTACCCTGTGGAGAGAACACGCCTTTACAACTGAAAAGCTGCGACTACTGCGCCAGCAGGCGTGGAGACCACGCCGACAAGCGCGTTTCCGGCCCGCGCGTCAACTGCCGAGCACGACCGGTTTCGGTATCAACAACCCACAACTGACGCACCCCACTGCGGTTGGAGGTGAGCACCAGATGACGCGAGTCCGGCGCCCACGAGGGGTCGTCGTTCCGGCCATCGTTCGTCACCTGCCGCACCGACTGGTCGCGCAGATTGATGGTCATGATCTGAAACGTGCCACCGTTGCGGGACTGAAACGCCACAAGACGACCGTCCGGCGACCAATCCGGCCCCGCACGATAGTCCCGATCGCCAAAGGCCGCCGCCGTCAGCAGTTCCGCGTTCGTACCATCCAGATCGCTAATATAAACCTCCGGATGCCCCGAACGATCGGACATGAAGGTCAGCCGCTGTCCGTCGGGGCTGAATGAGGGTTGGGCGCTGGCCCTTCCCCGACCCACGGTGATGCGGCGGGGCGCGCCCCCCTCCATGGGCTGGACATAGAGATCCGTCCCACTTTCGGACCCTCGGGCGTACACCAGCGTCCGACCGTCAGGCGAGATGGCCGGCGTCGTGTGTTCAATGCCTGACGCGCTGGCCAGCGTACGCTGGGCCCCCGTCTGCAGATCGGTGAACATGATGGGGTTCCGGACCCCGTCGAGCACGCTGTACACCAACCCACGGCCCGTGGGAAGCCACTGCGGTGACATGCCGGACGGCGTGACCGCGGTGACGTTGGCCCCATCGCTGTCCACGGTCCATACCCGCCCGCCCCGCGTGAAGGCAATTCGGGTCTGGGCAATGCCACGCTGCCCGGTCACCCACTCTTCCACCGCATCGGACACGCCATGCACCGCGAGGCGCCAGGCAGCGGACAGCGCCGGCGACGGCAGGGCGAAGTCCTTCTGGCTTCGGATGCTCTTGAGCCCGACATCATGAAGCACGACACGCACCCACCCGCTGGGCAGAACGGTGCCCTGAACGATGCCATCCACCCCCAGCTTGGCGAACAACGCCCAATTGATGGTGCCCGTGATTGCCGGCGCGGCCGATGACCCCACCACCGTGAAGCGATCGCTGTAATCGAGGTCGCGGCTCATCATGGCGGTGAGCGAGTCGCCATTGGCCCCGCGTACCGGCACCACGATCAGCGTCGTCTTCTCGCCCGGGCGGTACTGGAGCCCCAGACTGACGCCCTTGGTGGGCTGGGCGCTGGCGACACGCGTCGGCCCACTCAACACCGACAACACGGCGCACATGCCTGCAACGAATCGGACAAACGGGAAACGGGCCATCAACACGGTGGGAAGAAGAGAGAAGGCGGAGCGCTCACTGCGGTCGCAATGCGTAATCGAATGTGAAATACACCACCAGCACATCATCTGCCCAGCCGGTTGGCAAGGGGCCAAAACTGCGGGAGGAGCCCACCACCTCAATGGCCCCCATGGCATCAAGATCATACAACCGATCGCCCGACCGTTTGACTACCTCGATACCCACCACGGTGCCATCGCGCCGAATCATGAACTTGAGTTCGGTGACCAGCGCGGCCGAGACCTTTCGCGGCGACCAATTGAGCGCAATTTGCCGCACGATATTCGACAGGTACCCGGGATAGGGGAATGCGATCCCGTCGGTGCGCACGTTGGCCACATCGGCGCCTTTCGTCCCCGTCGCTCCCGCTCCGGACTTCGGCGCGACGTTCTTGCGTGTGGTTGTAGCGGCCGGGGCATTTTTCGCCCCACCCTTCTTGGTCCGGTCGGTGGACGGCGTGGCCTTGGGCGAAGGCAAGGTCTTCTTGGCCTTGGACGCCGACGGCATCGTCTTTTCCTCTTCCACCCGCTCGGCACCAGCAACAGCATCTTTTGCCGCAGTGGCCTCGTCGACGGGCTTCTCAACACCAGCCTGCCGCAATCCCGCCTGACCAATCAGTTCCACCCGATAGACGGGTGGCCGTGGGGGTTCAGGGCGACTGCCCGCCCACAGCACGACGCCAAGCAGGGCCACGTGCACCAATGCCGACAGCGCCATTCCACCGCCCAACCCGCGGCGCCCTGCCACGGACGAACGAGATGCACTGACGGTCGCCATACTCAGCGATTCTCTTCCGGCTCAGCGACGAGTCCCACTTCCGTGATGCCCCGCGCCTTCATGGCGGCCACCAGTCGGATGACCGTGCCGTAGTCCACGCTCTTGTGCGCACGCACAAACACCCCACCGCCGCCCTTCCGGTCCGACAGCGCCTTGATGCTCCCCGCGAACTCCTCGTAGGTGAGCTTGGTGTCATCCACGAAGATCTGGCCCGTGCGGTCAACGGTGACCACCAAACCGTTCTTGGGCTCCAACGGCTTGACTTCGGCCGAGGGCAAATCGATGTCCACGCCGCCCTGCATCATGGGCGCGGTGATCATGAAGATGATCATGAGCAGCATCATGACATCGATGAGCGACACGACGTTGATCTCGCCGTTGACGCCCATGCGCTCCCCACGTCGGCCACGGCGCATGGGTTAGATCCGCCCCTCGCGCACCATCAGGGCCACCAGCTCCGAGCCGAAGCCCTCCAGCTCATTGTCAAACCGATTCAGTCGCGACGCAAACACGTTGTAGGCAAACGCGGCGGGAATGGCCACGGCGAGTGCGGCCGCGGTGGCAATGAGCGCCGTGGCGATACCCGGGGCCACGGCGCCGATGTTCCCCGAGCCCTTGGTGGCGATGCCTTCGAAGGCTTCAATCACCCCGAGCACGGTGCCGAACAGCCCGATGAGTGGACTGACACTGCCAACGGTCGCCAGCCACGGAATGAATCGCCCGAGCTCTTCCCGCTCGCGCCCCGACTGCGAGTCAAGCACCAGGCGGAGCGCTTCCACTTGTGAGCCAGACAAGCGCGCCGTGCGATCGGTGGTGGCTCCCAACGCCGGCTTGGTGTCATTGATGAACTGCACGGCCCGCGAAAAGACCGCCGTGAACGGGCTCGCCTTTGAACGCTGGGCCATCAACATGGCGTCATCAATGCCCCGCGCGCGCTCAAATTCGCGCACGAAGGATGCACCGCTGGATTCCGCCACACTGAAGGCACGCCACTTGGCGAACATGATGGCCCATGACAACAGCGACAACACCGCCAACAGCA contains the following coding sequences:
- a CDS encoding PD40 domain-containing protein, which encodes MARFPFVRFVAGMCAVLSVLSGPTRVASAQPTKGVSLGLQYRPGEKTTLIVVPVRGANGDSLTAMMSRDLDYSDRFTVVGSSAAPAITGTINWALFAKLGVDGIVQGTVLPSGWVRVVLHDVGLKSIRSQKDFALPSPALSAAWRLAVHGVSDAVEEWVTGQRGIAQTRIAFTRGGRVWTVDSDGANVTAVTPSGMSPQWLPTGRGLVYSVLDGVRNPIMFTDLQTGAQRTLASASGIEHTTPAISPDGRTLVYARGSESGTDLYVQPMEGGAPRRITVGRGRASAQPSFSPDGQRLTFMSDRSGHPEVYISDLDGTNAELLTAAAFGDRDYRAGPDWSPDGRLVAFQSRNGGTFQIMTINLRDQSVRQVTNDGRNDDPSWAPDSRHLVLTSNRSGVRQLWVVDTETGRARQLTRGPETRLSAWSPRLLAQ
- a CDS encoding cell envelope integrity protein TolA; translation: MATVSASRSSVAGRRGLGGGMALSALVHVALLGVVLWAGSRPEPPRPPVYRVELIGQAGLRQAGVEKPVDEATAAKDAVAGAERVEEEKTMPSASKAKKTLPSPKATPSTDRTKKGGAKNAPAATTTRKNVAPKSGAGATGTKGADVANVRTDGIAFPYPGYLSNIVRQIALNWSPRKVSAALVTELKFMIRRDGTVVGIEVVKRSGDRLYDLDAMGAIEVVGSSRSFGPLPTGWADDVLVVYFTFDYALRPQ
- a CDS encoding biopolymer transporter ExbD, with amino-acid sequence MRRGRRGERMGVNGEINVVSLIDVMMLLMIIFMITAPMMQGGVDIDLPSAEVKPLEPKNGLVVTVDRTGQIFVDDTKLTYEEFAGSIKALSDRKGGGGVFVRAHKSVDYGTVIRLVAAMKARGITEVGLVAEPEENR
- a CDS encoding MotA/TolQ/ExbB proton channel family protein, whose protein sequence is MSAVSGLFLLQLSTQGGSAAPRSFFELILTSDPVTKAVLLLLAVLSLLSWAIMFAKWRAFSVAESSGASFVREFERARGIDDAMLMAQRSKASPFTAVFSRAVQFINDTKPALGATTDRTARLSGSQVEALRLVLDSQSGREREELGRFIPWLATVGSVSPLIGLFGTVLGVIEAFEGIATKGSGNIGAVAPGIATALIATAAALAVAIPAAFAYNVFASRLNRFDNELEGFGSELVALMVREGRI